ACAGAGATTTAGAGAAGTAGAGGGAAGTGGAGTTTGAGATGGGATGTTGTCAATGCTGTGAATAAACACCAATAAGTTCCCTGCCaacaagtgttgttgtttttcctccCCGTAATTCAAGTTCGAGTCATACATTTGGAATTCAAACCCGGCTAATCCCTGAGCGTGCACACGTCCCATGACAGTGCTGTACTTATAGGGACTGATTCATGTTACATAATGGCAAACTCACTTCTGAATGCGTTTGGTTTATTAGGACCCACAAGCACGCCCTGAAGCATCAGTGACTATTAATGTCACCTGAAAACGGATACGTGACCAGGGCAGCGTCTCATTTGCCTTGGCTGCACACACGTTGTAGTTTTCGACCCAAATTCCAAGGTTGCTTCCCCTCAGTTTCGAAACACACCTGTTTCCCAGGTTGCTGCCAAGTCAGGCCGGCTTCTGTTGATAGGCTGTTTCTGGAAGTGGTGTGGACTGAGCAGAATCCGGTCCAAAGggtattcattattattttggcGTAACAGTTAACTGTTTTGTGCGAGAGCTGACTAGAGCGGATAGTGAAAGGACCTGGTTGAACCTCTACTGCTACCCATGAACGCACAAACAGTGTAAATTGTTGGGTGTGTTTAAATCCGACCCTGACACCGAAATCTCAGCCCTCTGCAGGCACCATAGTGGCCAGGTTGTGGAGAAGAAATGCCATTGCACAAGTCAGTTGGAGCCACCTCTTGGTTGAAACTCCTAGTGGTGTTAACAAAAAGCTTATTTATTCCTGAATCTCTTTGAAGGAACAAGCTGGCACTGGAGGGTGGCTTTCAATCagacaaaattacttaaatcagcTGTGCAGACACTGCACAAGGCTAGGTTTGGAAAGCAACAGCTTTGGAATCAAGCCTGAACGTTCATTTAGAAAGCAGGCCTAATTTAGCTGTGAGGTGTCGGTGTGTCTGTAACCCGGTCCTGACGTGATCCTCCCCCaaacctcccctccctccagAGCTGCAGCCCTCAGAGCACCTTCAGGTGGAGGGTTCCGTGTGGCTGCCCCTCAACGTCGTCTCCAATGGCAATGCTTCCAGCAGCTCGCAGGCAGTGGGCGTGACCAAGATCGCCAAGTCCGTTATCGCCCCATTGGCCCAGCAGCACGTTTCCGTCTTCATGCTCTCCACCTACCAGACGGACTTCATCCTGGTGAGTCCCAGTTTTCATGATGCTTGTGATTTGTCGCCAATTTGATTTAGTTTGAGCTTGTTCATGGCGCATGCAACGCCAATGTTGCCAGTAAGATTCCCACAGGGAGATGTGGATTGCATCTCTGAGTTGGCAAGGTGGAAAAAACTGTCGTTCTGAGCAATGGCATTTAAACCAAATGTCTTCCAAgttgttgctgaaaataatgTGTCGGCAAACATACATGCCTTGTAAAAAACAGggtgaaagtaaaaaatataaaaatgttgtgaCAAATCATCAGCATTGCCACCGATGGCTGTAATCGCACCTAGTTACTACCAGGGGTCTATTGGAATgcctgatttatttttgttctacAACGTCATCCATCTCAATTTCAATCTGGCCGTTCTGTGACCTTAAATATGCTGCCGGTGTCTAAAAATGACGGTTGCTAAGTGATAGCCTTGgtgttttgtactttttttgtcGACCAGGCATTTCCATGGGTGATTTATTAACCACTGTTCCAAGACATTTAGTAAGATACTTGCAGCGGTTGTTGATGTCTCACCCATCAGTGTTAAGTGGGCAGAAATAGCAGACGCTACACCAGACAGTCATTTCAGCACGTTGGTTAATTCCTGACATACTTCTCAGAGTTCACAGGCTGTATTATGGCGAGGCCAACGGGAGGATATTACACAAGGGGGGTGATGAAACACTACATTATACATTGCATTCGCCGTGCAGATCCCTGGTGCAGTGGTGGCACATGAGGCATCTGTGCAAATACCGTGCCCCATGTTCATGCCCTTGCACAGTAAcctatatgtatgtatgtcttgGTGCCTATTTTTGCTGTTAACAGGGATTTTTCctaatttgtttgtgcttcagatccatgtgtttctgtattgttctctgtctctctctgtccatatatatatatatatatatatatatatatatatatatatatatatatatatatatatatattatatatatattatatatataatatatatatattatatatatattatatatatacgtTTTTTCTAATTATCTAGTATAGGGCTCAACTGTGAGACCTTTGTCTGTTAGATTTtcttgtataaataaaggttacaTTAAAATGAGCTGTTGTCTCTTCAGGTGAGGGAGAAGGATCTGGCTGTAGTGGTCAATACTCTGGAAGAAGAGTTCAATATctacagggaggtggggggagagtACTCTGCTGTACTGAGCCAAGATGTCCGCAATGGCTTCCAGAAGAACGGCAAAGAAGGTGCACTTCATGGGATAGTCATGAGGGTAGAATTGTGTGGGGTATTGTGGTGGcagcagcatcatgttatggggatgcttgTCACTGACAGGGACTGGGGACTTCTTCAGGATCAAAACATATGCCATGTAAAGAGTTAGAGGAAAATCTGTGTCAGTACCCCTGAAGATTATTATGACAAGAGAAAATACACAGTTTCAATGTTACTGTCCATCAATGTTGCCCTCCCAAAGTTGGTACAATCATATTCAGAAGGATTCACAGCTTCCAAGTATCTACTTTGTGGTGTGAAGACATTCAAAATCAAGATATCTtagtttattttcattaattttgaATGGGTTGTAGATTGATAAGAAACCCAATTCAATCCTTTTCAAGATTAGAATTTTCAAGGCAGCAAAATCACTAGCAGTGAGTCTTTATTTCTATTCAGACCACTGTCCTTTCCCACTTTGTAGAGTTCTGATCGAAAACCAATGAAACCCTCAAAATTGTTCTCCTTTTGTCACCAGCCCCTCAGCTTACAGTGCACCCTGTGCTGATACCACCGAACCAGTTCTGTGTGATGAGTCTGGACCCGGACACCCTGCCTGCCATCGCCACCACCCTCATTGATGTGCTCTTCTACTCCGAAAGGTGACTCCCACACTGTCTATCCTCAGTGACCTTGGCTCAATGCCAAATCGACCCCTAAGCACTAGCAGAAATCTGAGAGGATTAGACGGGTGTAAGCAATCTTGTAACAGCTGCACCTTCTGCTCTGTTAGGCCAGGTTCAAGATTTACCATATTACCTTTCAAATTCTTTCAGGTCTCCCCAAGTATGTATGGTGTAGggcaaccctgttcctggagatctacacGTCTTGTAAGTTTTCTCTCCAACCACAGTTGTGACAAACCTCATTTAGCTTTCAAAccagctaattattacaattagGTGTGTCAAATTAGGGTtaaagaaaacctacaggatggtagctctccaggaacagggttaggtAGCTCTGGTTTAGAGCTTTGTGGTCTATTTAAAATTGGACCCTTTTTTTTCATTGGTATTATCATTTTGTATTGGTAAGTCTACAGTCTCATTCAATGGCAGTGTCCAGGGGTCATGAATTTCAGTTGTCTATGTTAGGTGCAGACATTTATTGTCATAATTGAAAAtacaaaggggaaaaaaaagtaGATTTCGATGGGTTTCAGATATAGCAGGTAGACTGTCACGAAACTgggaaaaggaaaaagaaagtgACGCTTGTTGTGTATTTTTCCTGGAACATTAACAATGTACCAGTGAACATGTTGTCTCCCATGATGTACCAGCCCACTGGGAAACGcaggatattattattatatatttttttatatatatataacatgcTTCATTGACTTCAGTCAAGTTCAGTCAAAATCATGCTCTGTATATGTTGAGTTTAGTGTTTACAACCAAATTTGGTTGATATGAATGTCCTTGTCTGATTCGCAGTTAACACTTATGTCTCAGACCACATCCATgagaatgttattgtttctttatcTCTTTGGGCTTTTCGTTTTCGGTTTATTCTGAGACATTTTGCCTTGAATGTGatctcaaaatataaaaaagtccTCATTAATTGTGAACCATTCTCTCGCCTAGTCCTAAAGGGGGCGCTCTTCCAAGTCAGGACCTAGACTGTATCAAgttcttctccttctccctgaTTGATGGCTATGTCTCCCTGGTCATGGACACTGAAGCGCAGAGACAGTAAGTCCCCTGTCACCTTTCAGTCTGTGAGCTGCCTCAAAGCTCTCTGCTGGCCTCCTCACCCAAATCCGGACACTCTTTGGGAGTGTCTGTGAGAAGAGAATACTTTGCCTGCTGTGAGGTTGGTCTGACTACATTTCAGACAGATCAcagcattgcattgtgtttgACCCTCTCTTCAAGGTTTCCCGCTGATCTTCTCTTTACAAGTTCCTCTGGGGAGTTGTGGAGAATGGTGCGCATTGGAGGACAGCCTCTTGGTTTCGGTAGGtaaaaacttttgactggtactgtatttctgaaagGCCTGCCATATCATGTTACTAAAATCGGAAATTGCCTTgattttagtaatttaacagaCGCTCTTATCAAGAGCAATTTGTAGTGCATGGTTTTGAAGAAAGCTAGGTGGAACAGCCACACAACTAAGTGATAATTAGTACCACGgaagtagctatcagcaaagtcagtgaTGGAAGGAAACAAAATgagtaatttattttctgttaggCATAACTTTTATCTCTCTTTCTAACTCTCGCTTGTTTTTCAGATGAGTGCGGCATTGTTGCCCAGATATCCCAGCCTTTAGCCGACAGTGACATCTCTGCCTATTATATCAGCACTTTCAGCTTCGACCATGCCCTGGTGAGTACACATTCAAACTCCATTATGGGGTGATTTTCTAAATATGACCAATAGATGGCATGGTTTACCAGCCATTCATGACACTGTTGTTAAATGGGCACTTCACCATGAGTGGGACCTCAAATGGTGTGTATCATCTCTGCTATATGTCTAGGGCAGTAAGATTTGTTTCACACCAAACGGTCCAGAAGGGTTTGTTTATGGTGCAATCAAAACTCCAAAATAGTACATCTCAGTGTgcatttttgatttttttttgttgtagtgATCAAGGTACCAATCAATTTTATGTTTAGTAAAGTTTGTCCTTGATTGATACAGAGACATTGCATGTCTTAGTCATGCTTCTgcaaatatattgataaatgtacaagGTATTAAAAAACAGTACAGCTCAGAGGAAATATTCCCTCCCCTTGTTTAAAATCCCCCAGAAAAGGTAgcactccaggaacagggttaggtAGCTCTGGTTTAGAAGTAATGTTCCCcagttgccctcactggattcaaacctgggtctcccagatgagaggcagtgtctttaaccactacgccacagagctaCGCCTCTGCAGGGTGTTGGTGTAGCGTCTCGACAtaagatcattttgtcacgcattaacatgacgccatgtttgaatatttcgcttcACCATTactccataccataccatcttcttccgcttatccggggccgggtcgcgggggcagcagtctaagcagggatgcccagacttccctctccccagacacttcctccagctcttccggggggacaccgaggcgttcccaggccagccgggagacatagtccctccagtgtgtcctaggtcttccccggggtctcctcccggtgggacgggaccggaacaccttcccaggaaggcgttccagaggcatccgaaacagatgcccaagccacctcagctgacccctctcgatgtggaggagcagcggctctactctgagctcctcccgggtgaccgagcttctcacgctatctctaagggattgcccagccaccctgcggagaaagctcatttcggccgcctgtatccgggatcttgtcctttcggtcatgacccaaagctcaccATTactcattgtgttaaactgtctAATGCttcttaagtttacttccaacacaaatagcatctgtaaactgtatggctttttgccactggccgttttaacagcttattagccagaaataggcttactagtggtttactaacttactacttgggatggtcataagaattgagaaattgctaggGAGTCTGAAGATGACCTTCAAAGGAATTTGTGGTTCCtcggtttttccatagcttattcatgtcaACTATAGACAagcgatgcatgtgcttaaacaaggaaaTCCGCTcattagccccactagaaccccgaGAGAGATCTGcaaaagtttttgtctatcctgaaaagcatgcacggatgcgtacttcgaacaTCCACCTGAAAtaattgcaatataaccgtaaacagttttgttttaggcttactataacgtagctactgaaggttgtagccagcaaagtttttgtataTCTCTAttaaatcctaatgcataattaattTTTACTGTGATGAAACTCGAATGCTCTGGGTTtgtagtccgcgtctctaaccactacacttttTAACAAAGtgtagtcactcactcactcactcagtaagagactttcgctcttcttggccagctccactcacacagtccggcaaaaacatcATAGTAGACAGGatactgctagctagctaactttacaaAAAGGAACACAATTGCGGGTtatcacataaaaaaataataattggggAGTGATCTTAAATGATTTTGACCGTACATGTTTGAACCTGAGTAGGCTACTGTACAAGATATTTCAAAGATAGTTGTAGCTGAGTAGTTAATGAACCTATTAATGAGTAAGttaaatatttagatttttctttgctgttattctggaaaggaaaggtgGCATCCTTCATAGAACAATCATGCACTGctcaaaaccagaaaaggaacgaggtaaacagatttattttagacttactataacatagctactaaaggttgtagccagcaaagattTCGTTTAACCTCaacttgaacaaatcctaatgtgtCATTTGTTATATCTGCGGTGAGGCTCAAACACTGGTTGCTTGCGTGGAAGGCCCCgtctatttaacaagggtcagtcactcactcacacattaAGACACATTCGCTCCtcttggctggctccacttacgtggtcgttgagaacaaaatgacatgacaacggtcaatggaaaccaaaatcaccaaccgattgaggactacatttgaaaatcaaagtaaaccatTTAGATGACAGGCTTTTccaatttcatcatggcaacctATAATGTGACacaggccaggcattgtcctgcaccaggaggaacccagggcccgctgcaccagcgtaaggtctgacaatgggtctgaggatttcattcttctgtgaagagaacagggtgccaatgGTGCACCTGACAAttgtggtgttctctggcgaatgccagtcgagctgcacggtgttgggctgtgagcacaggtctcagtagaggacatcaggccctcatgccacccttatggagtctttctgacagtttgatcagaaacatgtacaccagtagcccgctgtaggtcattttgtagggctctggcagtgctccccctgttcctcctcacacaaaggacaaggagatacggtcctgctgctgggatgatgcccttctacgaccctgtccagctctcctcttgTAAAGGCTgtttcctggtatctcctccatgttctTGTGActatactgggagacacagcaaacgttcttgcgacggcatgtatgggtgtgccatcctggaggagctggactcccTGTGccacctgaatgggctgcaggtaccacctcatgctaccagtagtgacaaggacactagcaaaacgctaAACTCAAGAGGAATCAGTCAGGAATGattaggagagagcaattgtctgtggccaccacctgcaaaaccattcccttttttgggttgtcttgctgttgcctctcctgggcacctgttgttactttcatttgtaccaaaactggtgacattgattcacaatcgcttatgcatCCTAAGTGGACAGATTGGTATCCCTGAGGTTTAATTTACTTGgcgttatactgtgatgattttgtgttctcttaattttgttgAACAGTGTTTCAATGGACAGTTGTGATAGCATGAATTCGTATATCTACTGTTaaaggtgtgtgtaatgtttgtatttttgacAAGTAAtcacaaatgtatattattttagaaAGGGAATTATCAATGGAAACAGTAAATGTCTGTTAATGTAATTGTTGGTATGGTATAGAAACAAGCTATATGCAAACATGCTGTTTACCAATGAGATCTGTTTTATTTACTTATAGGTTCATAACTGTCACCaagtaaacaaaacacaaacaagaaCGTTTTGCTTTTAATTCCCGCTGCCAGATAGAGAACACCACATGGGCATGATCAACAAGGTGTTTCAAAAATGACAACTACTTCTCTGATCGACAATATGTTAGGGAGACAGTATTTATGTTTGCTATGAATTCTGGAACTTGGGCAATTTTATGAACAGACCAATGCAGAGGAAGAGAATTATACCTTAAGATGTAAATTAGCTTGTTCTAGATTGTATTACGGAGATCTTGTTGGGCGGGGGGAGGGGTTGTGCTAGAGGGAAATGCCCTTTTGCCTGACCGCGTAAGCGgtgccggcctagaagagcgaatgtctcttactgactgactgagtgagtgcctgactgacttatcttgttaaatagcgtagtggttagagaagcggacctacAAGCTATAGGTTCCGCGATTgaatctcctcacagtcaaaacaaagtatgcattaagATTTTTTCCGgattaaataaaacactttgctggctgtAACCTTCAGGatctacgttatagtaagcctagaataaaactgtttacggatATATTgtgtttctggtagattttttAAGTACGCATCCGGACATGCTTTCTGGGTCAGGATCAACAAAAACTAAGCTGGCTACAaaattcagtagctacgttataatAAGCctcaactaaaactgtttatggtcatacagtattgcgactatttctggtggattccactattctctcgtcttttcacttgaaaagtaagttatcgtcacctttattgatacagtagttattttaTCTAtgtttaaaacggccagtggcaaaagccatacagttcatagacgctagttgtggtggaggaaaacttaataagaaatgttactcaggttaacacaatggttaatggtgtctagctaaatattgaAACTtgatattcaaacttgacgtgatTTAAATGCATGAcagaattatataatgtcaagaggatACCCTGACACACAGCCAATGTATAGCttggtggcatagtggttaaagacacagcctttcaggGGGGGATTCTGGTTCGATTCTCCTGAGGGCAACAACGATCAACGCTGtttattgcgggctggctgaactaggcttgcctagaaCTAAAGTATTGCATCATTGGTCAGATGCTTGATAACCTTCAGGGTTCATGTGAAATCAAAACTAAGAGCTCCTCCCAATCCACACAAATTACTGGCCAGTGTTTGTGCCTCCTGTTCTGAAATTCACAAGATGCAAACTTGCATGCAGTCTGTCCACACAAGTTTAATGTAATTCAAAtaagttaaatatatattttaaatagtgCAGGTACACCCTACCAGTAAAAGCTGAGTCTGTCacaataatgtaaacaaattgCAGAGAAAACTATAGGCCACTATACATTTAACCGGACCGCAGGGCAGCTGAATGAAAATGGGTTAATTTTGTTGCAACTGACAACGGGACCTATACCCTGCGAACTTGCAACTTTTTTGCACAGGCAGGAAAATGCCAGGGGCTGAGACCGCAGGTGGTGCTCCTAATGAGAATCGTCAAACGTCATTTAAACACTTTCCTTTTCGACATCAAAAAAGTACCTTAGCGATGCGacctgttttttgttgtttcataTGACTTCTATAAAAATTGCACATGGAAACTTTATTACTTCATTTCCAGCAATACACTTAGAGACTGACCTTTTTCCGAAcgtcattttattttctttcttcacaCTAATTGCCCACCAAGCTAAAGTTGTGGTTTGCAGGATTCAcccacacatttcttttatttattctgACACACAGTATTACGACAAAACATCACTGTAATACTCAACATGTTTTGCTAAATGGGAAAGATGTGTCAGAGAAGACATGCCCAATTCAGTTCAGGCTGATGGTGTAATGACAGTTGTGGAAAGTCTTTACACTTTTCTTTTCACAACACAATCTCCTAAATATGAACATGCTCCTATACACAATATTATGGACTGGCAATTCCTAGTCCTGTTTCATGTATATAAGTTCTGTATGGAGAGTCCATCTGTGTTGGTGATGTCAACATCCAAATGCGGAGGGAAACAATGcttaagggttaaggtttgctAATAATATGGTGTGGTTAATGTTTGGGATGAGGTTAGACAACAACAATGGTTAAGGTTTGCTAATAATGTGGTGTGGTTAATGTTTGGGATGAGGTTAGACAACAACAATGGTTAAGGTTTGCTAATAATATGGTGTGGTTAATGTTTGGGATGAGGTTAGACAACAACAATGGTTAAGGTTTGCTAATAATATGGTGTGGTTAATGTTTGGGATGAGGTTAGACAACAACAATGGTTAAGGTTTGCTAATAATATGGTGTGGTTAATGTTTGGGATGAGGTTAGACAACAACAATGGTTAAGGTTTGCTAATAATATGGTGTGGTTAATGTTTGGGATGAGGTTAGACAACAACAATGGTTAAGGTTTGCTAATAATATGGTGTGGTTAATGTTTGGGATGAGGTTAGACAACAACAATGGTTAAGGTTTGATAATGCTCccagtgtggttaaggttagaataAAGGTTAAGGGTAAATGAGCAGATCTCGTGATTTGAACTTGCAATCAAAGGGGTCTGATTCGGGGACATTATCCCCAACCGCGACTCCCTAGCGAAGGAAAGCTTAATTTGAAGTTACATTTGTGTACTGCTTCCTCTAGCAGCAGTATTAGCTGTGAAAACTGCATGTAAAATGGAACTTCACTATCGTTGTAACATACATGTATTCA
This portion of the Esox lucius isolate fEsoLuc1 chromosome 13, fEsoLuc1.pri, whole genome shotgun sequence genome encodes:
- the castor1 gene encoding cytosolic arginine sensor for mTORC1 subunit 1 codes for the protein MDLNILDHRLRVTSICKNGLMNFTHPLIKLIFLRNRTRCKFFSLTETPENYTVVLDEEGFKELQPSEHLQVEGSVWLPLNVVSNGNASSSSQAVGVTKIAKSVIAPLAQQHVSVFMLSTYQTDFILVREKDLAVVVNTLEEEFNIYREVGGEYSAVLSQDVRNGFQKNGKEAPQLTVHPVLIPPNQFCVMSLDPDTLPAIATTLIDVLFYSESPKGGALPSQDLDCIKFFSFSLIDGYVSLVMDTEAQRQFPADLLFTSSSGELWRMVRIGGQPLGFDECGIVAQISQPLADSDISAYYISTFSFDHALVPEEDLESVTAMLQQHRAEPAC